Proteins encoded within one genomic window of Alteribacter populi:
- a CDS encoding ABC transporter permease produces MFNLFACIKNENMKINSRLGTKIMAGTLILAVFVAGLIHNYLPEAPASMWEFLYVNLEIYVSIIVLYAVIIAAGNIPTEFSKGTIKLLLIRPISRSKVLLSKYIATILFSLGMLVSTFALSLLVGGIFFGFDPPSQANLITMSGSPVENVIPHLTSVTAFIFIDMLMMITIAFMISTIFHNSAMAIGLVVFLRFAGPNIVIALHQYDWAKYILFANLNLRQHIGGASYIEGLTMTFSVITLAVYFLIFITLTWWIFNKRDITA; encoded by the coding sequence TTGTTTAACCTATTTGCCTGTATTAAAAATGAAAATATGAAAATCAATAGCCGACTCGGAACGAAAATAATGGCTGGTACATTAATTCTAGCTGTGTTTGTTGCTGGTTTAATCCATAATTATTTGCCCGAAGCCCCTGCGTCTATGTGGGAATTTTTATATGTTAATTTAGAAATTTATGTTTCCATTATCGTCTTGTACGCTGTCATTATAGCTGCGGGGAATATTCCGACTGAGTTTTCGAAAGGCACCATCAAGCTGCTACTCATACGTCCAATTAGTCGATCCAAAGTCCTGTTATCCAAATATATCGCTACTATTCTATTTTCACTTGGTATGCTCGTAAGTACATTCGCTTTATCCCTTTTAGTCGGCGGTATATTTTTCGGATTTGATCCTCCGTCTCAAGCAAACCTAATAACAATGAGCGGTAGTCCAGTGGAAAATGTTATCCCTCATCTTACCAGCGTGACTGCATTTATCTTTATCGATATGCTGATGATGATTACTATTGCCTTTATGATTTCCACTATTTTTCATAATAGTGCAATGGCCATTGGTCTAGTGGTATTTTTGAGATTTGCCGGCCCGAATATTGTGATCGCTCTTCATCAATACGATTGGGCAAAATACATTTTGTTTGCTAATTTGAACTTAAGACAGCATATTGGTGGTGCTTCATATATAGAAGGATTGACTATGACCTTTTCTGTCATTACGCTTGCTGTTTATTTCCTTATTTTCATCACCCTAACTTGGTGGATATTCAATAAAAGAGATATAACTGCTTAG
- a CDS encoding ABC transporter substrate-binding protein has product MGRKFRLMLFLSVMLILTLALAACVGDPDDEPASNESHDDTSDESNETTSEDNKYGGVLTVAMIDSPMRLDPIDYSGVYESHVIRSIADTLVVYSEDLSEIEPSLAESWTISDDMMIYTFDLREDAYFQPGEFQDGRQMTAEDVKFSLERSANDSAMNRLRGIESVEVIDEFSIEIHLTEPNAALMAMLTDAGNSILPKDEVEGHGDDFGVNLVGTGPFSLEEWATDDYIQLTRHDDYWGQTAFIDELIWKSISDRNMMVNALRTGEVDIAIGIDGQNRQIVEEEEEISLLTTPGLSIEYAALNMDSGPTADKKVREALNLATNVDDLIEGVFQWGGAERSYLPLPQDSWGYFEELEVEVPGYDPERAKVLMEESGYPDGFETDIYVIESRSSHAQILQNQLKENLNIDASVNVVEWGTFSETAASGNAPIYIMGWSWYPDPDFFLYQMLHSDQIGSLGNGYGYHNEDVDELLSLAVSETVDQEERTAIYHDILELVVEDMPRIELTNVEITAGVRNNIQGFNVRADNTFIITNDTTNVWKED; this is encoded by the coding sequence ATGGGGAGAAAATTTAGGTTGATGTTGTTTTTGTCAGTAATGTTAATACTTACGTTAGCACTAGCTGCTTGTGTTGGAGACCCTGATGACGAGCCCGCTTCTAATGAATCACATGATGACACTTCCGATGAATCGAATGAAACCACCAGTGAGGATAACAAATATGGGGGGGTATTAACTGTCGCAATGATTGACTCTCCTATGAGGTTAGATCCAATTGACTACAGTGGTGTTTATGAATCACATGTTATTCGAAGTATTGCTGATACGTTAGTTGTATATAGTGAGGATTTATCTGAGATTGAACCTTCACTTGCTGAAAGTTGGACAATCTCTGATGATATGATGATCTATACTTTTGATTTGAGAGAGGATGCATATTTTCAACCGGGAGAGTTCCAGGATGGAAGACAAATGACAGCAGAAGATGTGAAATTTAGCTTGGAACGTTCTGCTAATGATTCTGCAATGAACCGTTTAAGGGGAATTGAATCTGTTGAAGTGATAGACGAGTTTTCTATTGAAATTCACCTAACAGAACCGAATGCAGCCTTAATGGCGATGTTAACAGATGCTGGTAACTCAATCCTTCCAAAGGATGAAGTTGAAGGGCATGGAGATGATTTCGGTGTAAATCTAGTTGGGACAGGACCTTTCTCTCTAGAAGAATGGGCGACCGACGATTATATTCAATTAACTCGCCACGATGATTACTGGGGTCAAACAGCATTTATAGATGAATTAATTTGGAAATCTATCTCAGATAGAAACATGATGGTAAATGCTTTAAGAACCGGTGAAGTAGATATTGCTATTGGAATTGATGGGCAAAATAGGCAGATCGTCGAAGAAGAGGAAGAAATATCTTTATTAACAACTCCAGGATTATCGATTGAATATGCCGCTTTGAATATGGATAGTGGTCCAACAGCGGATAAAAAAGTACGAGAAGCTCTCAACCTCGCAACAAATGTAGATGATTTAATAGAAGGCGTTTTCCAATGGGGCGGTGCGGAGAGATCTTATTTACCGCTTCCTCAAGATTCTTGGGGTTACTTTGAAGAATTAGAGGTAGAAGTCCCAGGCTATGACCCTGAAAGAGCAAAAGTGTTAATGGAAGAATCCGGTTACCCTGATGGATTTGAAACAGATATTTACGTAATTGAGTCTCGCTCTTCCCACGCACAAATTCTTCAAAATCAATTGAAAGAGAACTTGAATATTGATGCAAGTGTAAATGTGGTCGAATGGGGTACTTTTAGCGAAACCGCAGCAAGCGGAAATGCCCCCATTTATATAATGGGATGGTCTTGGTACCCTGACCCTGACTTCTTCCTGTATCAAATGCTTCATAGTGATCAAATTGGCTCTTTGGGAAATGGCTATGGTTACCATAATGAGGATGTGGATGAACTATTATCGTTAGCTGTATCGGAAACTGTCGATCAAGAAGAAAGAACTGCTATCTATCATGACATCTTAGAACTAGTAGTTGAGGATATGCCAAGAATTGAATTGACAAACGTTGAAATTACAGCTGGGGTTAGAAATAATATACAAGGCTTTAATGTAAGAGCCGATAATACTTTTATTATTACGAACGATACCACAAACGTATGGAAAGAAGATTAA
- a CDS encoding ABC transporter permease produces the protein MIKFILKRFIDLIPTLLIVITIVFVITRIIPGDPAIVLLGPQASVEDVNEMNQKLGLNEPIYKQYFHYIANLLQGDLGDSIAYNNQSVAGLILERFPNTLILGISAILIALVVGVTAGVVAAVKQNTVIDYSVIVMSLVGVSMPVFWLGLMLVLLFSVNLGWLPSIGIGNLEDGFWNFIKYLILPSIALATIPMAEFARITRSSMLEVVNHDYIKTARSKGLSELRVICKHAFKNSLTPLLTVSGMQISMMLGGAILTETIFSWPGVGRLIIDAIDKRDFMVVQGTVLFIAIVFVLVNLVVDILYKVVNPRVNYSSGKGGGK, from the coding sequence TTGATAAAATTTATTCTAAAGAGATTTATAGACTTAATACCTACGTTACTCATTGTCATCACCATTGTTTTTGTCATCACTAGAATAATTCCTGGTGATCCAGCTATCGTACTGCTGGGTCCCCAGGCTAGTGTTGAAGACGTTAACGAAATGAATCAGAAATTAGGGTTAAATGAGCCCATCTATAAGCAATACTTTCATTACATTGCAAATTTACTTCAAGGTGATCTAGGTGATTCTATCGCCTATAATAACCAATCGGTAGCCGGGTTGATTCTAGAACGATTCCCCAACACTCTTATTCTCGGAATCAGCGCTATTCTTATTGCTCTCGTTGTAGGAGTTACTGCTGGAGTGGTGGCAGCTGTAAAACAAAACACGGTTATTGATTACTCGGTAATTGTCATGTCACTCGTCGGAGTTTCCATGCCAGTATTTTGGCTGGGTCTTATGCTTGTTCTTCTATTTAGTGTTAATCTTGGCTGGCTTCCAAGTATAGGGATAGGTAATTTAGAAGATGGTTTTTGGAATTTCATTAAATATCTCATATTACCTAGTATTGCTCTAGCAACAATACCAATGGCAGAGTTCGCTAGGATCACCCGTTCGAGTATGTTAGAAGTCGTCAACCATGACTACATTAAAACGGCACGCTCTAAAGGCTTAAGTGAACTTCGCGTTATTTGCAAGCATGCTTTTAAAAATTCATTGACCCCTTTATTGACTGTATCTGGCATGCAAATTTCTATGATGCTAGGTGGAGCCATTTTGACTGAGACGATTTTTAGTTGGCCTGGTGTCGGAAGATTAATCATAGATGCCATAGATAAAAGAGATTTTATGGTTGTTCAAGGGACTGTTCTCTTTATCGCCATCGTTTTCGTTCTAGTTAATCTTGTTGTCGATATTTTATATAAGGTCGTAAACCCTAGAGTTAATTATTCAAGTGGGAAAGGAGGCGGCAAATAG
- a CDS encoding ABC transporter permease, with product MKKLLKNKLSVFGLFIIICTFIMAIFAPLIATHSPNTMNVGAPLLGPGEEGLLLGTDNFGRDLFSRIIYGSQISLIVGVLSVTFAGIVGTLLGLVSGYYGGRVDSIIMRAMDGLFAFPFILLAIVLMTVLGQGLFNVIIAIGTAIIPGFARIVRGQVLNVKEEEFIEVTRSLGAKDGKIIFHHILPNCTAPIIVYGTMAIAGAIISEAALSFLGLGVQPPTASWGSILRDGKDFLVLSPHMATFSGLAILLSVLGFNVFGDGLRDALDPKMKL from the coding sequence ATGAAAAAACTACTTAAAAATAAATTATCTGTTTTTGGTTTATTTATTATTATTTGTACTTTCATTATGGCAATTTTTGCTCCACTTATTGCCACTCACTCTCCTAATACTATGAATGTAGGTGCTCCCCTGCTTGGACCTGGTGAAGAAGGTTTACTGTTAGGTACAGATAATTTTGGAAGAGACTTATTTAGCCGAATAATCTATGGATCACAAATTTCCTTAATCGTCGGTGTGCTTTCCGTAACATTTGCAGGTATAGTAGGAACATTACTCGGGTTAGTATCTGGTTATTATGGTGGTCGGGTCGACTCCATTATTATGAGAGCAATGGATGGTTTGTTTGCTTTTCCATTCATTCTACTCGCCATTGTTTTAATGACTGTTTTAGGTCAAGGGTTATTTAACGTCATTATTGCGATAGGAACTGCTATTATTCCTGGATTTGCGCGAATTGTACGAGGTCAGGTATTGAATGTAAAAGAGGAAGAATTTATTGAAGTAACAAGATCACTAGGAGCGAAAGACGGGAAAATAATATTTCATCATATCCTTCCAAATTGTACAGCACCTATTATTGTGTACGGTACAATGGCTATCGCTGGGGCGATCATTTCTGAAGCTGCTTTAAGCTTTTTAGGATTAGGTGTACAACCGCCAACAGCATCTTGGGGGAGCATTTTAAGAGATGGAAAAGACTTTTTAGTTCTGTCACCCCACATGGCAACATTTTCGGGATTAGCCATCTTATTGTCTGTATTAGGATTCAATGTATTTGGCGATGGCTTACGTGATGCATTAGATCCGAAGATGAAACTTTAA
- a CDS encoding ABC transporter ATP-binding protein — protein sequence MQNTDKILEVKNLNVHFHSSSSIVRAVNGVSFDLNCGESLAIVGESGSGKSVTATSILGLLPKQTAKIDEGQIIYKNKDLTKKSNRYMRKIRGNEISIIFQDPMSSLNPVFTIGNQIIEVLRLHQRMSKKQAKKKAVKMLQLVGIPEAEKRIDEYPHEFSGGMRQRVMIAMALSCEPNLLIADEPTTALDVTVQAQILKLMKDLQNQFNTSIILITHDLGVVWESCEKVLVMYAGNAVEYTSAKRLHEQPLHPYTWGLLDSRISANHEKQKKLQPIEGSPPDLNKDLKGCPFAQRCNYANGICIEVKPPLVEVEEGHQVACHFQQKDQRLVREGDYL from the coding sequence GTGCAAAACACAGATAAAATTCTTGAGGTAAAAAACTTAAATGTCCATTTCCACTCATCATCAAGTATCGTTAGAGCAGTCAATGGAGTAAGCTTCGACTTAAATTGTGGCGAATCCTTAGCTATTGTCGGCGAATCAGGTTCTGGTAAAAGTGTTACTGCGACGTCGATACTCGGGCTCCTTCCAAAACAAACTGCAAAAATTGATGAAGGACAAATCATTTACAAAAACAAAGATTTAACAAAAAAATCAAATAGATACATGAGGAAAATTCGTGGAAATGAAATATCTATAATCTTTCAGGACCCAATGTCTTCTCTTAACCCTGTATTTACTATTGGGAATCAAATTATTGAGGTTTTGAGACTACATCAACGTATGAGTAAAAAGCAAGCTAAGAAAAAAGCGGTGAAAATGCTTCAGTTAGTTGGTATTCCTGAAGCCGAGAAACGTATTGACGAATATCCACATGAATTTTCTGGTGGAATGAGACAACGAGTGATGATCGCCATGGCGCTATCTTGTGAGCCTAACCTTTTAATTGCTGATGAACCTACAACAGCATTAGACGTGACTGTACAAGCTCAAATTCTAAAATTAATGAAAGACCTGCAAAACCAATTTAATACCTCTATTATTTTAATTACTCACGATTTAGGAGTCGTATGGGAGAGCTGTGAAAAAGTACTCGTTATGTATGCAGGTAATGCTGTTGAATATACTTCTGCAAAACGTCTTCATGAACAACCGTTGCATCCTTACACTTGGGGGCTACTTGACTCAAGAATAAGTGCTAACCATGAAAAACAGAAAAAGCTTCAACCCATTGAAGGGTCTCCACCAGACTTAAATAAAGATTTAAAGGGATGTCCGTTCGCTCAGCGGTGTAACTACGCAAATGGCATTTGTATTGAGGTTAAACCTCCGCTTGTAGAAGTTGAGGAAGGTCACCAAGTAGCTTGTCACTTTCAACAAAAGGATCAACGACTGGTTAGGGAAGGTGACTATTTATGA
- a CDS encoding ABC transporter ATP-binding protein: MSEPLLKVENLKKHFPINDNFFFSKNSQYLKAVDGVNLEVFKGETFGIVGESGCGKSTLSRVINKLLSPTDGTVSFMGKKISSLSNSELRDMRKKIQMVFQNPYGSLDPRKTIEYLIMEPLNIHGVGTIQERKKKVHEVLERVGLNTAHSKRYPHEFSGGQRQRINIARAIILNPDLIICDEPVSALDVSVQAQIINLLKDLQSQYNLTYLFISHDLGVVRYVSDRIAVMYLGKIVELGSYKDIYNNQQHPYTKALLSATPIESPFEKKERLLLSGETPSPINPPSGCPFHKRCPHVVDECMSKTPELREFIPGHYAACHLMGKIPQIKNIKEREKCHSNMS; encoded by the coding sequence ATGAGTGAACCATTATTAAAAGTAGAAAATTTAAAGAAGCACTTCCCTATCAATGACAATTTCTTTTTTTCGAAGAACTCTCAGTATTTAAAGGCTGTTGATGGCGTTAATTTAGAAGTTTTTAAAGGTGAAACATTTGGAATTGTAGGAGAATCCGGATGTGGAAAATCTACCTTATCTCGAGTAATCAATAAACTCCTATCTCCCACTGATGGGACAGTTTCCTTTATGGGAAAAAAAATCTCAAGCCTATCCAATTCAGAGCTAAGAGACATGCGAAAGAAAATTCAAATGGTTTTCCAAAACCCTTATGGTTCTCTTGATCCTCGGAAAACAATCGAATATTTAATCATGGAGCCATTAAACATTCACGGTGTCGGCACCATTCAAGAAAGAAAGAAAAAAGTTCACGAAGTACTTGAAAGAGTTGGACTTAATACTGCTCACTCCAAAAGATATCCACATGAATTTAGCGGAGGTCAACGTCAGCGAATTAATATCGCTCGAGCCATTATTTTAAACCCTGACTTAATTATTTGTGATGAGCCTGTTTCTGCACTGGATGTTTCTGTGCAAGCACAAATAATTAATTTACTTAAGGATTTACAAAGTCAGTACAACCTCACCTATTTATTTATTTCACATGACCTTGGAGTCGTTCGCTATGTAAGTGATAGGATCGCAGTCATGTATTTAGGGAAAATTGTTGAGCTTGGGAGTTATAAAGATATTTATAACAATCAGCAGCATCCATATACAAAAGCTCTTTTGTCTGCAACACCCATTGAAAGCCCTTTTGAAAAAAAAGAAAGACTTTTACTATCCGGGGAAACCCCAAGTCCAATTAATCCACCATCCGGTTGTCCATTTCATAAAAGATGTCCGCATGTAGTTGATGAATGTATGAGTAAGACCCCTGAACTTAGAGAATTTATACCTGGACATTATGCAGCGTGTCACCTTATGGGCAAAATTCCTCAAATAAAGAATATAAAGGAGAGAGAAAAATGTCATTCAAACATGTCATAG
- a CDS encoding DUF1177 domain-containing protein — MSFKHVIEMYEILDTPKASGAIVAKYFEEIGKTEDVVVKKVNGEQGSTDFIKILIRGENGKSNGGNAPTLGIIGRLGGLGARPSQIGFVSDGDGALACLSTAAKLSLMQKEADVLQGDVILCTHICPNAPTTPHEPVPFMGSPVGIAEMNKYEVSEEMDAILSIDTTKGNLIVNHSGYAITPTIVEGYILKVSNDLLDLVQQTSGKLPVTLPITTQDITPYGNGLFHVNSIVQPCTSTNVPVVGVAITTEVAVAGCATGATHLSDVEKVVRFTIETAKLFGERKCDFYDVDEFARIKQLYGSMSHLQTLGVKDGQLG; from the coding sequence ATGTCATTCAAACATGTCATAGAAATGTATGAAATATTAGACACACCGAAAGCATCTGGAGCTATAGTTGCAAAATATTTTGAGGAAATTGGTAAAACGGAAGATGTTGTGGTTAAAAAGGTAAATGGAGAACAAGGTTCAACTGATTTTATTAAAATCTTAATACGCGGAGAAAACGGAAAATCTAATGGTGGAAATGCACCAACATTAGGCATTATCGGTCGATTAGGCGGCTTAGGTGCTAGACCTTCTCAAATCGGATTTGTGTCTGATGGAGATGGAGCATTAGCCTGTCTCTCTACTGCTGCCAAGCTTAGTTTAATGCAAAAGGAAGCAGATGTGTTACAGGGAGATGTTATTTTATGTACACACATTTGTCCAAATGCCCCTACCACACCTCATGAACCCGTTCCGTTTATGGGTTCTCCAGTAGGTATTGCTGAGATGAATAAGTATGAAGTTTCAGAAGAAATGGATGCTATCCTTTCTATTGATACAACGAAAGGTAATTTAATCGTAAACCATAGTGGATATGCAATCACCCCAACGATTGTGGAAGGCTATATCTTAAAAGTAAGTAATGATTTACTCGACCTTGTACAGCAAACTTCCGGTAAATTACCTGTTACTCTGCCGATAACAACACAGGACATCACTCCCTACGGTAACGGATTGTTTCATGTAAATAGTATCGTGCAGCCATGTACTTCTACCAATGTCCCTGTTGTTGGAGTAGCCATAACAACAGAAGTAGCTGTGGCCGGATGTGCAACTGGCGCTACTCATTTATCTGACGTTGAAAAAGTGGTTCGATTCACCATTGAGACAGCAAAGTTATTTGGTGAAAGGAAGTGTGATTTTTACGACGTTGATGAATTTGCACGAATAAAACAATTGTATGGCAGTATGAGTCATTTACAAACTCTTGGAGTAAAGGATGGTCAACTTGGATAA
- a CDS encoding M20 family metallopeptidase, whose protein sequence is MVNLDNVEQRINSYIEEHSSDLVELCSKLIQFNSENPPGDSVPINKFIETFLKEVNVEMEWHKAGDNMWNLTSSIGSKKGKKLIFCGHTDVVPAGDRNKWEFDPFSGEVKDGWILGRGASDMKGGLAGLVFTTYVLSRLDIELDGELILAIVPDEETGGELGVPWLLNNNLISADGCIIAEPSSPLNPTIGQKGSCWFQLHVYGTQAHGSLAPLAGDNAILHAMKAIEKINKVWDVNVSIPLEAQRLIDVSKEYMKENERSQFIDILEKISVNIGTIHGGTKSNVVPDQCTIEVDCRIPFGITHQDVLNFVKKELNHMEIDYDIEPFGFKSNANYTSPENPVCEAVMDSIGKVTNQPAYGVMQWASSDARHFRTHHIPVLQYGPAYLPSIHNFNEKVKVEDVIRCAKVYAMTALNYLKK, encoded by the coding sequence ATGGTCAACTTGGATAACGTAGAGCAACGAATTAATTCATATATTGAGGAACATTCTTCCGACCTGGTAGAGTTATGTAGTAAACTCATTCAATTTAATAGTGAAAATCCGCCTGGTGATTCTGTTCCAATCAATAAATTTATCGAGACATTTTTAAAAGAGGTAAATGTGGAAATGGAGTGGCATAAAGCAGGGGATAATATGTGGAACCTTACATCCTCCATCGGGTCAAAAAAAGGAAAAAAACTTATCTTTTGTGGTCACACCGATGTTGTTCCGGCAGGTGATAGAAATAAATGGGAATTCGATCCTTTTTCAGGAGAGGTTAAAGACGGATGGATCCTAGGTCGTGGTGCTAGCGACATGAAAGGAGGACTAGCTGGGCTTGTCTTTACAACCTATGTGCTTAGTCGATTAGATATCGAATTAGATGGAGAACTAATTCTTGCCATCGTTCCGGATGAAGAAACTGGTGGAGAACTGGGTGTCCCTTGGCTTTTAAATAACAATCTAATTAGTGCTGATGGTTGTATTATTGCTGAACCCTCCTCTCCATTAAACCCAACGATAGGACAAAAAGGATCCTGCTGGTTTCAATTACATGTTTACGGCACTCAAGCACATGGAAGTTTAGCACCTCTCGCCGGAGATAATGCTATATTGCACGCTATGAAAGCCATTGAAAAAATTAACAAAGTATGGGATGTTAATGTTTCCATACCCTTGGAAGCTCAGCGACTTATTGACGTTTCCAAAGAGTACATGAAGGAAAATGAACGATCTCAATTTATAGATATCCTTGAGAAAATTTCAGTGAATATTGGAACCATTCATGGTGGTACCAAATCCAATGTTGTTCCTGACCAATGCACCATAGAGGTTGATTGCCGAATTCCCTTTGGTATTACCCATCAAGATGTATTAAATTTTGTGAAAAAAGAGCTAAATCACATGGAAATCGACTATGACATTGAACCATTCGGATTCAAAAGTAATGCTAATTACACCAGTCCAGAAAACCCTGTATGTGAGGCAGTTATGGACAGTATTGGAAAGGTTACGAATCAACCTGCCTACGGTGTAATGCAGTGGGCAAGCAGTGACGCGAGACATTTTAGAACGCACCATATACCAGTTTTACAGTATGGCCCAGCGTATTTACCTAGCATTCACAACTTTAATGAAAAAGTAAAAGTAGAGGATGTTATAAGATGTGCTAAAGTATATGCTATGACTGCTTTAAACTATTTGAAAAAGTAA
- a CDS encoding IclR family transcriptional regulator, with amino-acid sequence MSTLLKTVDLALKILLMFINKSTWSSRELAKELDMNHSNIYRILTTLENNKFLLKDDETKKYSLSISAWELGMAMNDQIKLSKLVRPKMKNLMQTTGESIFLTGLDSLEGITLDCVEPENKVKFSVTIGSRAPLYVGASYLVILAYMEEEKIDKVLRGELKPFTKNTKTDPKSINEMLVQIRETGWAVSEGEYTPDVIAIAFPIFDFENKIIGSLTLSGPTYRMQEEKIRQHLIELENTTKEITDDINKYSLTLKRYFNS; translated from the coding sequence GTGAGTACATTGTTAAAAACGGTAGACTTAGCTTTAAAAATTTTATTGATGTTTATCAACAAATCGACATGGAGCTCAAGAGAACTAGCAAAAGAATTAGATATGAACCACTCAAACATTTATCGAATCCTAACGACATTAGAAAACAATAAATTCTTGTTAAAAGACGATGAAACGAAAAAATATTCTCTTAGTATATCAGCTTGGGAACTAGGTATGGCCATGAATGACCAAATCAAATTGTCTAAATTAGTTAGACCCAAAATGAAAAACTTAATGCAAACAACTGGAGAATCTATCTTTTTAACAGGATTAGACTCCCTAGAGGGAATTACTTTAGATTGTGTTGAACCAGAAAATAAGGTGAAATTTTCTGTAACGATTGGTAGTCGTGCCCCACTTTACGTCGGGGCTTCTTACCTTGTCATCCTTGCCTATATGGAAGAAGAAAAAATAGATAAAGTATTAAGAGGAGAGTTAAAGCCCTTTACTAAGAATACAAAGACAGACCCTAAGAGCATAAATGAAATGTTAGTACAAATTAGGGAAACAGGATGGGCGGTATCTGAAGGTGAATACACTCCAGATGTCATAGCAATAGCATTCCCCATTTTTGATTTTGAAAATAAAATAATAGGTTCATTAACACTGTCAGGCCCCACTTATCGAATGCAAGAAGAAAAAATTCGCCAGCACCTAATTGAATTAGAAAATACAACAAAAGAGATCACTGATGACATTAATAAGTATAGTTTAACTTTAAAAAGATATTTTAACTCTTAA
- a CDS encoding AroM family protein: MPKFGLITIGQSPRTDMTPEMKAVMNKDVELIELGALDHLTNEEIRKHRPVDGDQTLISRLANGDEIKISKRTLTPLIQDKIYQLESQNVSAIILVCTGSFPSFHHQKPILYPDKIVYKVVEGLLKQNKLGVIVPLPDQVEDMALKWNSKAFITKCVYANPYKNNTESFVSASKKLAEEDVDLIVLDCMGYTESQKEIVKVHVNCPVILSKTIIARVANELL, from the coding sequence GTGCCAAAGTTTGGCTTGATTACAATCGGTCAATCTCCAAGAACTGACATGACACCTGAGATGAAAGCTGTCATGAATAAGGATGTTGAATTAATTGAATTAGGGGCATTAGATCATTTAACTAATGAAGAAATTAGGAAACACCGCCCAGTAGATGGTGACCAAACATTAATTTCCAGATTAGCAAATGGGGATGAAATAAAAATCAGCAAACGTACCCTCACCCCACTTATCCAAGACAAAATTTATCAATTAGAGTCACAAAATGTAAGCGCTATTATACTTGTTTGTACAGGTAGTTTCCCTTCATTTCATCATCAAAAGCCTATTTTGTACCCAGATAAAATTGTATACAAAGTTGTTGAAGGGCTTCTTAAGCAGAATAAATTAGGAGTGATAGTTCCACTACCAGATCAAGTTGAAGACATGGCATTGAAATGGAACAGTAAAGCTTTTATAACCAAATGTGTATATGCCAATCCTTACAAGAATAACACTGAATCATTTGTATCTGCTTCAAAAAAATTGGCTGAAGAAGATGTAGATTTAATCGTCTTAGATTGTATGGGGTACACTGAAAGTCAGAAAGAAATAGTGAAGGTACATGTCAACTGCCCGGTGATTTTATCAAAAACTATAATTGCCCGAGTTGCAAATGAGCTACTATAA